One genomic region from Xyrauchen texanus isolate HMW12.3.18 chromosome 4, RBS_HiC_50CHRs, whole genome shotgun sequence encodes:
- the LOC127636169 gene encoding zinc metalloproteinase-disintegrin-like batroxstatin-1, translating to MVRNHLMLWIFTLCVSLDPSAGHNFKINGQKVYEVVRPIRLHDLQKRDLKSRPDTVKYAMKLGGRDIEMHLQRNDGILTKDYSETHYTKDGTLVTIRPEDLDLCYYHGKIVNDSDSSVSMSTCDGLRGYFQTAEQRFLIEPLSEDDDGNHAVFEYDDINKDRPLVCGVTNTSWDETEDGFPPIVKKSRSRSSGPTLLQQQKYIEFFLVADNREYKKMDSDLVKLRERIFEIINFINNVYKEINTFVALTGLEVWTDSDKITVSPVAGATLDGFTSWRNSDLIKRHRHDNAQLLSAIDFDGATVGLAYIGTLCGGLSTGIVQDHNSKAIAVGATLAHEMGHNLGMNHDSSNCICSESVCIMTAALSYTIPKHFSSCSTSNYEQLLNSKGPGCLLNMPKPKDLIQPAVCGNRFVETGEECDCGTVQECTNPCCNATTCKLTEGSQCAVGECCDKCKILSISHVCRPENDDCDLPEYCTGKSAECPEDVFTVNGLPCKNGKSYCYNGQCPTKEDQCIKMWGPTAEIGRDYCYNQNTRGESYAYCKRNPDKYIPCQKKDVKCGKLFCEKGTASPNYGRLVTFNNCKATFYSNPEEDYGQVDTGTKCGEGMVCSQNECVDLEMAYKATNCSAKCKGHGVCDHRLQCRCEPGWLPPDCEKHADDGMSSVTTIVIAVVVSVLVGIGLIVLGIFLYKRKQRRPCSSSRPSHEKVHVVDIPDYRQQRLATPVQNPSPIIKPKVPPPPPPISVQTRPLHNDFKDARQALRPPPPRV from the exons ATGGTCAGAAATCATCTCATGTTGTGGATCttcacgctgtgtgtttcactCGATCCTTCAG CTggtcacaattttaaaataaatggccAAAAGGTTTATGAGGTGGTTCGACCAATCAGATTACATGACctgcaaaaaagagatttaaag TCAAGACCTGACACAGTGAAATACGCTATGAAACTGGGTGGTAGAGATATTGAAATGCACCTTCAGAGAAATGA TGGTATACTGACCAAAGATTATAGCGAGACCCATTACACAAAAGATGGGACTCTGGTCACAATCAGACCTGAGGATCTG GATTTGTGTTACTATCACGGGAAAATAGTGAATGACAGTGACTCGTCAGTTAGCATGAGCACATGTGATGGACTACG TGGCTATTTCCAGACAGCTGAGCAGAGGTTTCTGATTGAGCCATTGTCAGAGGATGATGATGGAAACCATGCAGTCTTTGAGTATGACGATATAAATAAAGACAGGCCTTTGGTGTGTGGAGTAACCAACACTAGTTGGGATGAGACTGAGGATGGCTTTCCTCCAATCGTCAAAAAATCTCGCTCTCGTTCCTCA GGCCCAACTTTGTTACAGCAACAAAAATACATTGAGTTCTTTCTTGTGGCAGACAACAGAGAA TACAAGAAAATGGACAGCGATCTTGTCAAGCTGAGAGAGAGGATATTTGAAATCATCAATTTCATCAATAAT GTCTACAAGGAAATCAACACTTTTGTTGCTCTGACTGGGTTAGAAGTGTGGACTGACAGTGATAAGATAACAGTGTCCCCTGTTGCTGGAGCAACCTTGGATGGCTTTACCAGTTGGAGAAACAGTGATCTTATTAAAAGACATCGCCATGACAATGCCCAGCTCCTCAG TGCAATTGACTTTGATGGAGCAACTGTGGGTCTTGCTTATATTGGAACCCTGTGTGGAGGTCTTTCAACAGGGATTGTGCAG GATCACAACTCTAAAGCCATAGCAGTGGGGGCCACGTTGGCCCATGAAATGGGACACAATCTTGGCATGAACCATGACAGCAGCAACTGCATTTGTTCTGAAAGCGTTTGCATTATGACTGCTGCTCTCAG CTATACAATACCTAAGCATTTCAGCAGTTGCAGTACTAGTAACTATGAGCAGTTACTGAACAGCAAAGGGCCAGGATGTCTTCTAAACATGCCAAAACCAAAAGACCTGATTCAGCCTGCTGTGTGTGGAAATAGGTTTGTGGAGACAGGAGAGGAATGTGATTGTGGAACAGTGCAG GAGTGTACAAATCCATGCTGCAATGCAACCACCTGCAAACTGACAGAGGGCTCACAATGTGCAGTAGGCGAGTGTTGTGACAAGTGTAAG ATCTTGTCAATCTCACATGTGTGTCGTCCAGAAAATGATGATTGTGATTTGCCTGAGTACTGCACTGGAAAATCAGCCGAGTGTCCTGAGGATGTCTTTACAGTCAATGGACTCCCTTGCAAGAATGGGAAAAGCTATTGCTATAATGGCCAGTGCCCAACGAAAGAAGACCAGTGCATTAAAATGTGGGGTCCAA CTGCTGAGATTGGTCGAGACTATTGTTACAATCAAAACACAAGAGGAGAGAGCTATGCCTACTGCAAGCGCAACCCTGATAAATATATCCCATGCCAGAAAAA AGATGTGAAGTGTGGTAAACTGTTCTGTGAAAAAGGCACAGCGAGTCCTAATTATGGACGGCTGGTAACATTCAACAACTGTAAAGCCACTTTCTACAGTAATCCTGAAGAGGATTATGGTCAAGTGGATACTGGCACCAAATGTGGGGAAGGAATG GTTTGTAGCCAGAATGAGTGTGTTGACCTAGAGATGGCTTACAAAGCAACCAACTGTTCAGCCAAGTGCAAAGGACATGGG GTGTGTGACCACAGACTGCAGTGCAGATGTGAGCCTGGATGGCTGCCACCAGACTGTGAAAAACATGCTGATGATGGCATGTCTTCAG TTACAACAATAGTCATTGCTGTGGTCGTCAGTGTCCTGGTTGGGATAGGTCTGATTGTACTGGGAATCTTCCTATACAAACGCAAACAGAGAAGACCATGTTCATCCAG CCGTCCAAGCCATGAGAAAGTTCATGTTGTCGACATCCCTGACTACAGACAACAGAGACTGGCCACGCCTGTTCAGAACCCATCCCCG ATTATAAAGCCGAAAGTGCCTCCTCCACCACCACCCATCTCCGTCCAGACCAGGCCTCTACATAATGACTTCAAAGATGCCCGGCAG GCTCTACGACCACCTCCTCCAAGAGTGTAA